Proteins co-encoded in one Alphaproteobacteria bacterium genomic window:
- a CDS encoding prepilin-type N-terminal cleavage/methylation domain-containing protein, whose translation MRRHTQKGFTLVELAIVLVIIGLIVGGVLVGQDLIKAATVRSTLSDVEKYNAAATTFRNKYAGLPGDLLANNATQFGLLTATGRDGTAGRGDGNGLVEGCAAGATAAGCETALFWVDLSTAALIPQNLSTYDSTATAVPNITSIATMSGYFPTQKVRQGTFAYVFPTQGRNFFILSTITTAGGAGAVTPGAGLTPGEARSMDEKLDDALPATGVVQAVSALATVDVGAAAATGVCVNSTPAPDTYNVGTAFVDEINCRVRLRASF comes from the coding sequence ATGCGTCGTCACACCCAAAAAGGTTTTACACTCGTAGAGCTTGCAATCGTTCTTGTTATCATTGGCCTCATCGTGGGCGGCGTACTTGTGGGACAGGATCTAATCAAAGCAGCAACCGTTCGTTCAACGCTTAGCGACGTTGAAAAATACAATGCTGCAGCAACGACATTCCGCAATAAATATGCTGGTCTTCCAGGTGATCTTTTAGCAAATAACGCTACGCAGTTTGGTTTGCTCACTGCAACAGGTCGTGATGGTACGGCTGGTCGTGGTGATGGTAATGGTCTAGTGGAAGGTTGCGCGGCTGGTGCGACTGCAGCAGGTTGTGAAACAGCGCTCTTCTGGGTTGACCTTAGTACCGCAGCACTCATTCCGCAGAACCTTTCAACGTATGACTCTACCGCAACCGCAGTACCTAACATTACGAGCATTGCGACGATGTCTGGCTATTTCCCAACTCAGAAAGTTCGCCAAGGCACATTTGCCTATGTGTTCCCTACACAGGGTCGTAACTTCTTCATTCTTTCGACGATCACTACGGCAGGCGGCGCGGGTGCAGTTACCCCTGGTGCTGGTCTAACGCCAGGCGAGGCACGCTCCATGGACGAGAAGTTGGATGACGCACTGCCAGCTACGGGCGTTGTGCAGGCTGTATCTGCACTTGCAACGGTCGATGTCGGTGCTGCCGCAGCTACGGGTGTATGCGTAAACAGCACGCCGGCTCCTGATACCTACAACGTTGGCACTGCATTCGTCGATGAAATCAACTGCCGCGTACGTCTACGCGCTTCGTTCTAA
- a CDS encoding divalent-cation tolerance protein CutA, with amino-acid sequence MNQVQLLYVTVPSRDLATSIGRALIEDHLAACINILGEIDSIYRWEGALTESKEVALIVKTTAANAEAAIARIKALHPAQCPAILALPVSGGFAPFLSWIDSETSA; translated from the coding sequence ATGAATCAGGTTCAACTCTTATATGTCACCGTGCCTAGCCGCGATTTGGCCACTTCCATTGGCCGCGCGCTGATTGAGGATCATCTTGCTGCATGCATCAACATACTGGGCGAGATTGATTCAATCTATCGCTGGGAAGGCGCGCTTACCGAAAGCAAAGAAGTCGCTCTTATCGTCAAAACCACTGCTGCAAATGCCGAAGCGGCGATTGCGCGTATCAAGGCATTACACCCTGCTCAATGCCCTGCCATCCTCGCTTTGCCCGTAAGTGGCGGATTTGCGCCTTTTTTAAGCTGGATAGACTCAGAAACAAGTGCCTGA